In the Euphorbia lathyris chromosome 5, ddEupLath1.1, whole genome shotgun sequence genome, one interval contains:
- the LOC136230766 gene encoding pentatricopeptide repeat-containing protein At5g48730, chloroplastic: MASLSSSTHPFHQPINRQLPKSSNSSRSISIPEQRAFSLQHQPDNDAVLVPATQKGLGRDGIDWEKLKYREARERKEEGNNKIASRKAISIILRREATKAIIEKKRGPTNSKKLLPRTVLEALHERITALRWESALKVFELLREQMWYRPYSGMYIKLIVMLGKCKQPEKAFELFQEMVGEGCNANQESFTALLSAYGRSGFLDKAFLLLEEMKKTPDCQPDVQTYSILIKSCVQVFAFDKAQELLSDMTSVGISPNTITYNTLIDAYGKAKMFAEMEATLVKMLSEKKCAPDVWTMNSILRAFGSSGQIETMEQCYEKFQGAGIDPSILTFNILLDSYGKAGNYKKMSAVMEYMQKYHYSWTIVTYNVVIDAFGRAGNLKQMEYLFRLMQSERIKPSCVTLCSLVRAYGQAGKAEKIGGVLRFIENSDMRLDIVFFNCLVDAYGKMGCFAEMKEVLELMEQKGCKPDKVTYKTMIKAYLSKGMSKHVKELQYLIRSVEGPQLRRKKPDF; the protein is encoded by the exons ATGGCTTCACTCTCCAGCTCCACTCATCCGTTCCACCAGCCAATTAACCGGCAATTGCCGAAGAGTTCAAACTCATCGCGTAGCATATCAATACCCGAACAGCGAGCATTTTCTCTTCAACACCAACCGGACAATGATGCAGTCCTAGTGCCAGCGACACAGAAAGGACTAGGGAGGGATGGGATAGACTGGGAAAAGCTCAAGTATAGAGAGgcgagagagagaaaagaggaAGGAAACAACAAGATTGCATCGAGGAAGGCAATTTCTATTATTCTTCGACGAGAGGCTACTAAAGCTATTATTGAGAAGAAGAGAGGTCCTACCAATTCTAAGAAATTGCTTCCAAGGACTGTTCTTGAAGCTCTTCATGAGAGAATCACTGCTCTGCGTTGGGAATCTGCTCTTAAG GTTTTTGAATTACTAAGAGAGCAAATGTGGTACAGGCCCTATTCTGGTATGTACATCAAGCTCATTGTCATGCTTGGAAAGTGCAAGCAACCCGAAAAAGCTTTTGAGCTCTTTCAAGAAATGGTTGGTGAAGGCTGTAATGCGAACCAAGAATCATTTACTGCGTTATTATCTGCTTATGGAAGGAGTGGTTTCCTTGACAAAGCGTTCTTGCTGTTGGAAGAAATGAAGAAAACTCCTGATTGTCAGCCTGATGTTCAGACCTACTCAATCCTTATAAAGTCATGCGTCCAAGTCTTTGCCTTTGATAAAGCGCAGGAACTTCTATCTGATATGACATCTGTAGGAATCAGCCCAAATACAATAACTTACAACACCCTCATTGACGCATATGGCAAAGCGAAAAT GTTTGCAGAGATGGAAGCAACATTGGTGAAGATGTTAAGTGAGAAGAAATGTGCGCCTGATGTTTGGACTATGAACTCCATACTTAGAGCCTTTGGCAGCAGCGGGCAAATCGAAACGATGGAGCAGTGTTACGAGAAGTTTCAGGGAGCAGGGATTGATCCCAGTATTCTAACCTTCAACATTCTTCTAGATTCCTATGGAAAAGCTGGAAATTACAAGAAAATGAGTGCAGTGATGGAATACATGCAGAAATATCATTATTCATGGACAATTGTAACCTACAATGTGGTGATAGATGCATTCGGGCGGGCGGGGAATCTGAAACAGATGGAGTATCTGTTTAGGTTAATGCAGTCAGAAAGAATCAAGCCAAGCTGTGTTACACTTTGCTCTCTGGTGCGGGCCTATGGACAAGCTGGGAAGGCTGAAAAAATTGGAGGAGTGTTGCGTTTCATTGAGAACTCAGATATGAGATTGGATATTGTGTTTTTCAATTGTTTGGTGGATGCTTATGGAAAAATGGGATGTTTTGCAGAGATGAAGGAAGTGCTTGAGCTAATGGAACAGAAAGGATGTAAGCCTGATAAAGTAACATACAAAACGATGATTAAAGCTTATTTAAGCAAAGGAATGAGCAAGCATGTGAAGGAACTACAATATCTTATCAGATCAGTTGAAGGGCCTCAATTGCGGAGGAAGAAGCCTGATTTTTGA